A window from Salvia miltiorrhiza cultivar Shanhuang (shh) chromosome 2, IMPLAD_Smil_shh, whole genome shotgun sequence encodes these proteins:
- the LOC131008999 gene encoding exonuclease DPD1, chloroplastic/mitochondrial, with the protein MKTIAMCFSLLPFPRCRIHSLANCWWESLSKFRSSSGSSCSYKVLCSNNYELEGGYSRRWTRRTIHSNTGGNKESLTSNKSISRNIIPETSNDSGKLETTKVRRTRKLSIRNNVVSKSSSTEVNTYDERAEVERNQHYADLARLATIICFDIETTGFGKERDRIIEIACQDLRGGENSTLQTLINPERDVPNEQIHGISTNMVNRYDIPRMKDFIPVLLQYVRSRQLPGGVVVLVSHNGTSFDVPFLKREFSRCSYEIPTDWLFLDTLPLARTVMKTKGTKSRVSLQALREHYGIPSVGPAHRALSDVHLLALVLQRLTYDLKLPVSGLIQASFK; encoded by the exons ATGAAAACAATTGCAATGTGCTTCTCTCTCTTGCCATTTCCCCGATGCAGAATTCATTCATTAGCTAATTGTTGGTGGGAGAGTTTGTCTAAATTTCGTAGCAGCAGTGGAAGCAGTTGCAGCTACAAGGTTCTGTGTTCAAACAACTATGAGCTTGAAGGAGGATATAGCAGGAGGTGGACAAGACGGACTATACACTCAAACACCGGAGGAAATAAGGAGAGCCTAACTAGCAATAAGAGTATCAGTCGTAATATCATTCCTGAAACAAGCAACGATTCTGGTAAATTAGAAACAACTAAGGTGCGGAGGACCAGAAAATTAAGTATCAGGAACAATGTTGTATCTAAAAGTTCAAGCACTGAAGTGAATACGTACGATGAAAGAGCAGAAGTTGAACGAAATCAGCATTATGCTGACTTGGCCAGACTCGCAACCATTATTTGTTTTGATATTGAAACCACTGGTTTCGGCAAAGAAAGAGATCGAATAATTGAGATCGCATGCCAAGACCTTCGAGGGGGCGAAAACAGCACCTTACAGACACTAATCAATCCAGAACGAGATGTGCCAAATGAACAAATCCATGGCATTTCAACCAATATGGTTAACAGATATGATATACCCAG GATGAAGGATTTTATTCCCGTCCTACTTCAGTATGTCCGTAGCCGCCAGTTGCCTGGTGGAGTTGTGGTCTTGGTGTCTCATAACGGGACATCTTTTGACGTCCCCTTCCTGAAAAGGGAATTTAGTCGGTGCTCTTATGAGATTCCTACAGATTGGTTGTTTCTCGACACCCTGCCTCTGGCTCGTACAGTGATGAAGACTAAAG GAACAAAATCAAGGGTTTCGCTGCAGGCCCTCCGTGAGCACTATGGCATTCCATCGGTCGGGCCAGCTCATAGAGCCCTATCAGATGTACATTTGTTGGCGTTGGTTCTCCAGAGACTCACTTATGACTTGAAACTGCCGGTATCTGGCCTCATTCAAGCTTCCTTTAAATAG